In the Arachis ipaensis cultivar K30076 chromosome B10, Araip1.1, whole genome shotgun sequence genome, one interval contains:
- the LOC107620850 gene encoding uncharacterized protein LOC107620850 encodes MGTFIDTRDIDMGFYPVVYNSAGKLVELMVLLSVKTSSDDKWDDDEGLKCHEGHESGENSVGGAVDGNRSAGTDDVAEGGLSRPVGAQDFLGKEFATKEDAYVAYKEFAKLRGFGVRKGDVARVNGVLIRRDFFCHRQGTRHPKHYDRPERVREERLESRTNCKAKLKIYYDM; translated from the exons ATGGGCACCTTCATAGATACTAGAGACATAGACATg GGTTTTTACCCTGTTGTCTACAATTCTGCTGGGAAGCTTGTTGAACTTATGGTGCTCT TGAGTGTGAAGACCTCGAGTGATGATAAATGGGACGATGACGAAGGCCTCAAGTGCCATGAGGGCCATGAATCCGGGGAAAATAGTGTAGGGGGTGCCGTCGATGGTAACAGGTCGGCTGGTACAGATGACGTGGCAGAGGGTGGTCTCAGTCGTCCAGTCGGTGCGCAAGACTTCTTGGGAAAAGAGTTTGCAACGAAGGAGGATGCTTATGTTGCCTACAAGGAGTTCGCTAAATTAAGGGGTTTTGGAGTTCGAAAAGGAGATGTAGCTCGTGTGAATGGGGTGTTGATTAGGAGAGACTTTTTCTGCCATCGACAAGGTACAAGACATCCTAAGCACTATGACCGTCCTGAGCGAGTAAGGGAGGAGAGGTTGGAGAGTCGCACGAACTGTAAGGCAAAGTTGAAGATTTACTATGATATGTAA
- the LOC110268149 gene encoding uncharacterized protein LOC110268149 gives MAKKSRQKTEEITLTQETLKDKTNTLGIEVTEVPDASTTKIPGLPQYPMHHYPVVLPYQPYGGVLPIPFHPVPNGMAYFNQYPSTAGITSYPQFSHVSSYSSGPSDSNTWAGLLNDVINNKKP, from the exons ATGGCAAAAAAAAGTCGACAGAAG ACCGAAGAAATCACTCTAACTCAAGAGACATTAAAAGATAAGACCAACACATTAGGAATAGAAGTGACCGAAGTTCCAGATGCATCCACAACCAAAATACCAGGATTGCCACAATATCCTATGCATCATTATCCAGTGGTCCTTCCTTATCAACCTTATGGTGGAGTCCTCCCTATTCCTTTTCATCCTGTTCCAAATGGCATGGCGTACTTCAACCAATATCCTTCTACTGCCGGAATTACATCATATCCTCAGTTTTCTCATGTCTCGTCGTATTCTAGTGGACCCAGTGATAGCAATACATGGGCTGGACTTTTGAATGAtgtcatcaacaacaaaaagCCATAG
- the LOC107620849 gene encoding protein FAR1-RELATED SEQUENCE 5-like: protein MGYMVSQKGGYDKVGFTSKDLHNHISKTRRGKVKDGDAFAALAYLFSKADSDPLFLGKFTLKDGRLDNLVWADGESIVDYECFGDVLAFDTTYKKNVYNKPLVIFSGTNHHGQTTIFGCALLSDERSETFKWALKEFSEIMSGKLPGGIVTDGDRAMREAILEVFPGIPHHLCAWHLHRSARWNEIISKYGLAENEWVQGIYNDRMKWATAYLREHFFGRIRTTSQREEIHSLLKNYVDSKTSLLEFMHNLVNFEKQAAELYTRNIFKLVKDEIEAAGALNVTECPNSGDIVEYNTSEYFNQQWKFKVSYNKDKDLFACECRLFETHELPCSHIFGVLKHRNAKCIPTSLILKRWTRDAKSGFICSIGEQDTADDIVSTLRCGAMASICWKLCDISSKNSADYKKISGELLKLISKVQNKGDAQARLSPTSALIGDPAIVKSKRAPRKVPKGQKRQRCSHCKSSRHFLRTCPLLAKEDSPAEYSNAEDEPMVEECDANKQTPV, encoded by the exons ATGGGTTACATGGTTTCCCAAAAAGGTGGATATGATAAAGTGGGTTTTACCAGCAAAGACTTACATAACCACATTAGTAAGACTAGGCGTGGCAAAGTGAAAGACGGTGATGCATTTGCTGCGTTGGCCTATCTATTTTCTAAGGCAGACAGTGACCCATTATTTCTAGGAAAGTTCACCTTAAAGGATGGTAGGTTGGATAATTTGGTGTGGGCTGATGGAGAAAGCATTGTTGATTACGAATGTTTTGGCGATGTACTGGCTTTTGACACCACTTACAAGAAAAATGTATACAACAAGCCCTTAGTCATATTTTCAGGGACCAACCACCATGGCCAGACAACTATCTTTGGATGCGCTCTGCTCTCAGATGAAAGGTCCGAAACTTTCAAGTGGGCACTGAAGGAATTTTCGGAAATCATGTCAGGAAAACTACCTGGAGGCATTGTTACAGACGGAGACCGTGCTATGAGAGAGGCTATCTTAGAAGTATTTCCTGGTATACCACACCACCTTTGTGCATGGCATCTCCATCGTAGTGCG AGATGGAACGAGATCATATCCAAATACGGACTTGCCGAGAATGAATGGGTCCAGGGCATTTATAATGATAGAATGAAGTGGGCTACCGCATATTTGAGGGAGCACTTCTTTGGCCGCATAAGAACTACATCACAGCGTGAGGAAATTCATTCATTATTGAAGAACTATGTTGACAGTAAAACCAGTCTCCTTGAATTCATGCATAATTTAGTGAA TTTTGAGAAACAAGCTGCTGAACTTTATACTAGAAATATTTTCAAACTTGTGAAAGATGAGATAGAAGCAGCAGGTGCCTTAAATGTGACTGAATGCCCAAACAGTGGAGACATTGTTGAGTACAACACGAGTGAGTATTTTAATCAGCAATGGAAATTTAAAGTATCTTACAATAAAGACAAGGACCTATTTGCGTGTGAGTGCAGGCTATTTGAGACTCATGAATTACCGTGTTCCCACATCTTTGGGGTCTTGAAGCATCGCAATGCAAAATGCATCCCTACATCTCTTATCCTGAAAAGATGGACAAGAGATGCAAAGAGTGGTTTTATATGCTCAATTGGCGAGCAAGACACTGCTGATGATATAGTGTCCACACTTAGATGCGGTGCAATGGCATCTATTTGTTGGAAGCTTTGTGATATTTCTTCCAAAAATTCAGCCGACTATAAGAAAATCTCAGGTGAGTTACTTAAGCTAATTTCGAAGGTGCAAAATAAAGGTGATGCACAAGCGAGGCTTTCCCCCACGTCAGCGCTAATAGGTGATCCAGCTATTGTGAAGTCAAAAAGGGCTCCAAGAAAGGTTCCAAAAGGCCAAAAGAGGCAAAGATGTTCGCATTGTAAGTCAAGCAGGCATTTCCTTAGGACATGTCCATTACTCGCCAAGGAGGACTCCCCCGCCGAATACTCAAATGCTGAAGATGAACCAATG GTTGAAGAATGTGATGCCAATAAACAGACTCCCGTTTAG